In one Alnus glutinosa chromosome 14, dhAlnGlut1.1, whole genome shotgun sequence genomic region, the following are encoded:
- the LOC133857610 gene encoding uncharacterized protein LOC133857610, with product MDRYQRVEKPKAETPINENEIRITTQGRMRNYITYATTLLQEKGSDEIVLKAMGRAINKTVMITELIKRRIAGLHQKTSIGSIDITDTWEPLEEGLLPLETTRHVSMITITFSKKELDNSSTGYQPPLPVDQVKPLNEYEDEGEGSPRMQGRARGRGRGRGRGRGRGSYNGPGEYNGDGWDGGRSFGGRGRGRARGRSFWGRGRGYGGQSGGYYDYGESEAPPAQGRGRGRGRGRSSGRGRNFRSDGPVQAAAA from the exons ATGGATAGGTACCAGAGGGTGGAGAAGCCCAAGGCGGAGACGCCGATAAACGAGAACGAGATCCGAATCACCACTCAAGGCCGCATGAGGAATTACATTACCTATGCCACCACTCTCCtccag gagAAGGGTTCCGATGAAATTGTCCTTAAAGCAATGGGCAGAGCTATTAATAAGACTGTGATGATTACTGAACTAATTAAG AGAAGAATTGCTGGTCTCCATCAAAAGACTTCAATTGGATCAATTGATATAACTGATACGTGGGAGCCACTAGAAGAAGGCCTTCTTCC TCTGGAGACTACCCGCCATGTTTCAATGATCACAATCACTTTTTCAAAGAAGGAGCTGGATAATTCATCTACTGG ATATCAACCTCCTCTTCCAGTTGACCAAGTGaaaccattaaatgaatatgAAGATGAAGGAG AAGGCTCTCCTAGGATGCAAGGCAGGGCACGTGGTCGTGGAAGGGGTAGGGGAAGGGGTAGGGGTAGAG GAAGTTATAATGGGCCTGGGGAGTATAATGGAGATGGTTGGGATGGTGGTCGTAGTTTTGGTGGTAGAGGTCGTGGCCGTGCAAGGGGCCGTTCTTTCTGGGGCCGAGGACGAGGCTATGGTGGTCAATCTGGTGGATACTATGACTATGGTGAATCAGAGGCACCACCTGCCCAAGGACGAG GGCGTGGTCGCGGCAGGGGAAGGAGCAGCGGGCGTGGTCGAAATTTCAGATCGGATGGGCCGGTCCAAGCAGCAGCTGCTTAA